The following is a genomic window from Ignavibacteria bacterium.
AGGCAATGAAAATAATGGGCGGAATGTGGAGTTTGCTTTATGCTTTTATAATTATCCCAAAGCCAATGCGTGATTTTTTTTATAACTTGATTGCAAAAAACCGTTATAGAATGTTTGGAAAACAGGAAAGCTGCCTGCTTCCGAGACCTGAATGGAAAGAACGTTTTCTTGATTAATTAAAAATAATGAAATACATTTCAATTTTAATTACAGGATTGATTTTGATTTCTTGCGGGAAACAAGAGCAAAAGGGGTGGTCAGATTTGAACAAGAAAGAATATCATTCCGAATGCATTGAATTTTCAAAAGCAAGTTTTGATAATGATACGAATAAAGCTTCGGGTTATTGTGATTGTGTTTTGGAGAAAGTAATGACCCGATATCCGGATTATAGTATGATACTTAGGATGACTCCCGCGGAAAAAGAAAAATATTTTTTTATTTGTAAATAATTTTTGGTATAATTAAGAAGGCAATTTCACAATCGGTGGGATTAACCCCTTAGCTCTCAGAATAATATCAATTATTTCCCTCACACATCCCTCTCCGCCGTTTTTATTGCAGACTAAATCGACATGGTCTTTCACAATCTCTATTGCGCTTTGCGGACAGGAAGAAAATCCAACCTGCTGTAACAATGGAATGTCAAATTCATCATCGCCTATAAAAGCAAATGCCTCATTTGGAAGATTGTAAAGTTTTTTTAATTCCTCGAAAGGAACACATTTATCCTCCACATGCTCATATAAATGTTCAATCCCGAGACGGTCAACACGCATTTTGTTCACAGGCGACCCTCTCCCGCTGATGATTGCAAATTTAATTCCCAGGCTTCGCGCCCGTGTTATGCCATAGCCGTCATGAGTATGAAAAATTTTTATTTCATCGCCCGCTGATGTATAAATGATATTTCCGTTAGTAAGACACCCGTCCATATCCATCAAAATCACTTCGATTTTTTTAAGCTCTTCTAACTTATCTTGATTTAGATGCATCTTTCTTTTTTCTTTCAGGCATTACAATGTATGCGGAAGGACAAATATCATTTAAAAAACAAACAGGGCATTTCGGATAACGCGCATCGCAGATTACCCTTCCATGCTCGCTGAGCTCAACGGAAAATCTGAACTGCTTATCGGGTGGAATTAATTTTTTATATTCTTTTTCAATTTTATCACCTACCGTCTGATCTGTTAATCCAAGACGTCCGCCCACTCTTATAACATGTGTATCTACAATTATTACATCTTTTACTCCAAAAATATTTCCGAGAATAACACTTGCAGATTTTCTTCCGACACCAGGAAGTGAAACTAATTCCGGCATAGTACTGGGAACTTTCCCTCCAAAATTTTCGATAAGAGCTTTACAGCATCCGATTACAAGTCTTGCTTTATTGGCAAAAAAATTTATCAGCTTTATGTCATCACGGAATTTTGCCTCACCTGCCTTTAGAATATCTTGGGGAGTTTTATATTTCTCTTTATACAATGGACCCATTACTTTATTTACCAGCACATCTCTGCACTGGGCAGCAAGTATAGTTGAAATTAAAAGCTGAAAAGCGTTTTTATAATCAAGATGAACTTTTGCATCGGGATAATGCTCTGATAAGCGTTTAGTTACGATATCTGCCTGTTTTTGTCTGTCTTTTACCAGCATAATTCCGCAATACTACGGTTTTTTATATAAAACTTAAAGTTAAAATTTTATTTATGACCTAAATCATTTTTTAGGGCTTTTAAAATTTGTAATTTTATTTACAATTTATTAACAATCTATTTACAGTTTAGTTATTATTAATTTATAATCTGCATTACCTAAATAATATAAAAATGAAAAAAATTTACTTTTTGCTAATGTTTGTTTTTTTGTTTGCTGTAAATTCAACTGCTCAAATTTCCGGAAAATTTTCAGGATACATGTTTGGAGACTATTATTATAATGTCGAAAGAGATACCGGCATTGCAAATATTCCTGATGTTGCAATTGGCGGAGCAAGAGACCTCAACGGCTTTGAGTTCAGAAGGATTTATCTGACTTATGATAATGAAATATCATCGAACTTCAGTGCAAGAGTTAGATTGGAAGCTGACCAGATTGCAAGCACAAGCGATGGCAAAATTGGGGTTTTTATTAAAGACGCATATGTTGTCTGGAAAAATGTTTTTGAAGGCAGCAACCTTATCTTTGGCATGCAGCCCTCTCCATCTTTTGAAGTTTCAGAATCATTCTGGGGATTCAGATTTATTGAAAAAACAATAATGGACCTGCGAGGTATTACTCCATCCCGCGATATTGCAATAGCTCTGAGAGGAAGATTTGACAAAGAAGAAAAATTAAGATACTGGGTGATGTTCGGAAACGGCTCAGGTGTCAGACCTGAAACTGATAAATACAAAAGATTTTATTCCTGGCTTCAGTATTCACCTTCAAAGGATTTTACTTTTACATTATATGCTGACTATAACTTCCGCCCCAAAATTACGAGCCCTATTGCTCCCGGAACAACTGTACCAAATAGCGACTATACTGTAACTGCATTTGCAGGCTATGCCAACAAAGATGTTTATTCTTTCGGAATAGAAGCGTTTCAAAATTTCAGAGAAAATGGGTTTGTTGAAAATGGCCAGCTTAAAACACTTATGAAAACAGGGGTTTCGGTTTCGGCTACTTACTTTTTTTCAAAACAATATTCTCTTATGGGAAGATATGATTATTTTAATCCTGCTATGAATAACGATGCTGTAAAACGCCAGAGAAATTTGTTCATAACAAGTTTTAATTATAAACCTGTCGATAAGCTTATACTCAGTCCGAACTTAATTATCGAGACATATCAGACAACCGAAACCGGAAGGGTTATTAAACCTTCAGTAACAGGAAGATTTACCGTGAATTATACTTTTTTATAATTACTGAGAAGTCATTCCCGCGGAGGCGGGAATCCCATTACAAAAAATAATTCAGCATCTTATAAATGAGTTTCGCAGTTAAAAAATCCGGAAAAGAAAAGTCTTTGCGCGGCGAGAGTTCAACAACGTCGAAGCCAACGACTTTTCTTTTTTGTGAGAGTTTTTTGAAAAGTTTTACTGTTTCATCCCAATAAAATCCCTGAGGTTCGGGAGTGCCTGTCGAAGGCATTATCGAAGGGTCAAGAAAATCCACATCGAAAGTTATATAAACATTTTCTTTAAGTGAGTCTATAATTTTGTTATCCCAGTCATAACCGTATTTTCCGTTACGAATTTCATAAGCATAAAAAGTTTTTATTCCTTTTTCTTTGATGAAATTATATTCGGCTTTGCATTGTGCGCGAATACCAACTTGCACAATATCAGTTGTAAATTCTGATACTCTCGCCGCAAAGCTTGCATGAGAATACTTTGAGCCCTCATACTCATCACGCAAATCAGAATGCGCATCAAAATGTAAAATCGATAAATTCTGATAGCTGTCATAATGCGCCTGAATCGGTGCAGTCGAAATCGAATGTTCGCCGCCAAGAGTAACCACAAACTTTCCATCATCAATAAGCTTTTTAACATGCTTGTAAATATGCTCTAATGCCTTTGTACCGGTTTTATTTTTGAAATCAAGCTCTTTCAATGAACAAATGCCAAGTTCAAAACAAAGCTCGCGGTTCATTTCTTCATCAAAAAACTCTACATAATGCGATGCATCAAGAATCGCCATCGGTCCTTTTGCAGTTCCTTTTCCATATGAAGTCGTTGCTTCATAAGGCGCAGGCAAAATTGCTATCTTCGAGTTTTCATAATTTGAATACTCTTCTTCTATTGCAAGAAAATTTTTCTTTATACCGTAATATTTCATTTATTTATAATTGTGTAATTAATGCCCCGTATTGCTATTATATTCAACCACGTCAAAAAGGTCTTTTAATTTTTTAAGTAAAACCTCTTCCTTTGGTGGTTCGTTTTGTATTTGCGGTTGATTCGTGTGTTGAACTTGTTCTTTTGGTCGTGAGTTCTCTGAAAACTTCATCACATTCCCTGAATTACCCGTCTTCAAAGTTTTTTTTTTAATCTCATCGAGTCCTTCAATAAGCTTATTTACGTCAACTACTTCCTGATTAACCCGGCAAAGTTCAATTAATAATGCTTCCAAAAATATTTTCTGGTTATACGAAAACTTAAATCTTTGTTCAGACTCAAATAAAATCTTAAGTAGTCTCAGAACCTGCTCTGCCGAAAATTTTTCAGAATGCTCCTGATAGTTTTTCTTTACTAAATCAGTTTCATCAAGCAAATCTGCATTACCGGCTGATTTTAAAATCAAAATATTTCTGAAATGCTCTGTCAATCCTGTATAAAAGCTTTGCATGTCAAAACCCTTGTTGACCAATTCATTAAAATAATCTATTAAGTTTTTTGAATCTGCCTGAACAATGTAATCTGATAATT
Proteins encoded in this region:
- the speB gene encoding agmatinase, yielding MKYYGIKKNFLAIEEEYSNYENSKIAILPAPYEATTSYGKGTAKGPMAILDASHYVEFFDEEMNRELCFELGICSLKELDFKNKTGTKALEHIYKHVKKLIDDGKFVVTLGGEHSISTAPIQAHYDSYQNLSILHFDAHSDLRDEYEGSKYSHASFAARVSEFTTDIVQVGIRAQCKAEYNFIKEKGIKTFYAYEIRNGKYGYDWDNKIIDSLKENVYITFDVDFLDPSIMPSTGTPEPQGFYWDETVKLFKKLSQKRKVVGFDVVELSPRKDFSFPDFLTAKLIYKMLNYFL
- a CDS encoding HAD hydrolase family protein; this translates as MHLNQDKLEELKKIEVILMDMDGCLTNGNIIYTSAGDEIKIFHTHDGYGITRARSLGIKFAIISGRGSPVNKMRVDRLGIEHLYEHVEDKCVPFEELKKLYNLPNEAFAFIGDDEFDIPLLQQVGFSSCPQSAIEIVKDHVDLVCNKNGGEGCVREIIDIILRAKGLIPPIVKLPS
- the nth gene encoding endonuclease III, whose amino-acid sequence is MLVKDRQKQADIVTKRLSEHYPDAKVHLDYKNAFQLLISTILAAQCRDVLVNKVMGPLYKEKYKTPQDILKAGEAKFRDDIKLINFFANKARLVIGCCKALIENFGGKVPSTMPELVSLPGVGRKSASVILGNIFGVKDVIIVDTHVIRVGGRLGLTDQTVGDKIEKEYKKLIPPDKQFRFSVELSEHGRVICDARYPKCPVCFLNDICPSAYIVMPERKKKDASKSR